One Salminus brasiliensis chromosome 5, fSalBra1.hap2, whole genome shotgun sequence DNA segment encodes these proteins:
- the LOC140555833 gene encoding sperm-associated microtubule inner protein 4, translating into MKSNVRTNDELIPRPTDVNLGEKRIKVSIQREHPYQSHIPRCAMFPTFRCPDDPHTGVRATTKLPLNPLLPASAPQVTVLSKSKGAPYRHELLDVPMETMRNVATWPGQNGFKNHTKPVKGQMQVFYPKAPKTLCPNMTLRDWKTTLSERTANMLRNVEKAQWLTSYQLHYTGTGPTNPIKLDDFNEKTISLITGETDPYTAQLKERSYPSFLPPRPLEGRKARILQNRRPLEGRYPPPSPSSTTEPAGWGLVSQQTFGALKTTAKKTPNQDNTPRNQSTPYNVNVEQEVFRAIEANQSSQPNCSSDFNSEGYVCDRCWERNCMCLVKLSEPDTKVRPFPPQNTLQAALKEKNDQRGQSAFRRSKAQKYMDRKNPFELSQLSQSGVEGTDRYMSLEQPAQESEGEEERVKGVSRTSFSIQPRSSSAPFRYGGSVNNRADGNGLFRSQSVLLDLQDSFSQTEAHHRFHEILQGASMDLRDNHHTGRKHSFYGFNSYYFFN; encoded by the exons ATGAAAAGCAATGTTCGCACCAATGACGAGCT AATTCCCAGACCAACTGATGTGAACCTTGG TGAGAAACGTATTAAGGTCTCCATTCAGAGGGAGCACCCATACCAGTCCCACATCCCCCGCTGTGCCATGTTCCCTACCTTCCGCTGCCCTGACGATCCACACACAGGCGTGAGAGCCACCACTAAACTCCCTCTCAACCCTCTCCTCCCAGCCAGTGCTCCACAGGTCACTGTACTCAGTAAGAGCAAAG GTGCACCTTACCGTCATGAACTTTTGGACGTTCCCATGGAAACCATGAGGAATGTTGCAACTTGGCCTGGGCAAAACGGCTTCAAGAAT CACACCAAACCAGTCAAAGGACAGATGCAGGTGTTTTACCCCAAGGCTCCAAAGACACTGTGCCCAAATATGACTCTGAGAGACTGGAAGACCACACTGTCCGAACGCACGGCCAACATGCTCCGCAACGTGGAGAAGGCCCAGTGGCTCACTTCATATCAGTTACACTATACAG GCACTGGGCCCACTAATCCGATAAAACTGGACGACTTCAATGAGAAGACCATCAGCTTGATTACAGGAGAAACTGATCCTTATACAGCACAATTG AAGGAGCGATCTTACCCCTCTTTCCTCCCCCCTCGACCGCTAGAGGGACGCAAGGCCAGAATTCTGCAGAACAGGCGTCCTCTGGAAGGCAGATATCCTCCCCCATCACCTTCCTCCACCACAGAGCCTGCAGGATGGGGTCTGGTCTCTCAACAAACTTTTGGAGCTCTGAAGACTACTGCTAAGAAGACCCCCAATCAGGACAACACACCTAGGAATCAGTCTACACCATATAATGTTAATGTTGAGCAAGAGGTGTTCAGAGCCATTGAGGCCAATCAATCAAGTCAGCCAAATTGCAGTTCTGATTTTAACAGCGAAGGCTATGTGTGTGATCGTTGCTGGGAGAGAAACTGTATGTGTTTGGTTAAGCTATCAGAGCCAGATACAAAAGTAAGACCATTTCCCCCACAAAACACCCTCCAAGCTGCACTAAAAGAGAAGAATGACCAGAGAGGGCAGAGTGCGTTCCGGAGAAGCAAAGCCCAGAAGTATATGGACAGGAAGAACCCTTTTGAGCTTAGCCAGCTTTCCCAATCTGGTGTGGAAGGTACAGATAGATATATGAGCTTGGAGCAACCTGCCCAAGAGTCAGAGGGGGAAGAGGAGAGAGTGAAGGGGGTTTCTCGCACTTCCTTCAGCATCCAGCCCCGCTCCTCCAGCGCCCCCTTCAGATACGGAGGGAGTGTAAACAACAGGGCTGATGGAAATGGACTCTTCCGCTCCCAGTCTGTGCTGCTGGACCTTCAGGATTCATTTAGCCAGACGGAGGCCCACCATCGCTTTCACGAGATCCTGCAGGGCGCCAGCATGGACCTTCGGGACAACCATCACACTGGAAGAAAACACTCCTTCTATGGGTTTAACTCCTACTACTTCTTTAACTGA